In Spinacia oleracea cultivar Varoflay chromosome 5, BTI_SOV_V1, whole genome shotgun sequence, a single window of DNA contains:
- the LOC130461718 gene encoding zinc finger CCCH domain-containing protein 6-like, producing MLNMLDLYANVRYSGTLVSGVARCGQADALKAALTAVAKSNEQIDHDLLVKILSNPTILEQLVRMDTPAQYNNMETGSSSSPMMMSNGLVYPYTNGTGPMTHQQSIPPLSVQSGSGSQMKDLNYNKNLIHQHGGERQGEPQPQPQAQPPFSTHPIPIHQSGIIDQEVDNSKQRDAKHKMMKPCIYFNSSKGCRHGVNCIYQHDMSL from the exons ATGTTGAATATGCTTGACCTATATGCTAATGTCAG ATATAGTGGGACATTGGTTTCTGGAGTAGCACGTTGTGGTCAAGCAGATGCATTAAAAGCTGCTCTTACTGCTGTGGCGAAGAGTAATGAGCAGATTGACCACGACCTGCTTGTAAAAATTCTAAGTAATCCGACAATTTTAGAACAGTTAGTAAG GATGGATACACCAGCTCAGTATAATAATATGGAAACAGGATCATCCTCATCCCCAATGATGATGTCAAATGGGTTAGTGTACCCGTATACTAATGGTACTGGACCTATGACCCATCAGCAATCAATCCCACCGCTCTCTGTACAATCTGGTTCTGGTTCTCAAATGAAGGACCTCAACTACAACAAGAACTTGATTCACCAACATGGAGGAGAAAGGCAAGGCGAGCCTCAACCTCAACCTCAAGCTCAACCTCCATTTTCAACCCATCCCATTCCCATCCATCAGTCAGGAATAATAGATCAAGAAGTAGATAATTCAAAACAAAGGGATGCAAAACATAAGATGATGAAGCCTTGTATTTATTTCAATAGTTCAAAAGGTTGCAGACATGGTGTGAATTGTATTTATCAGCATGACATGTCGCTCTAG
- the LOC130461719 gene encoding uncharacterized protein — protein MRYFPLIPRLKRIYMSPETTEDMRWHDTERLGEDDKKILRHPSDALAWKTFDERHRDFALDPHSVRFGLASDGFNPYRLMNTTYSTWPVMLIPYNLPPWLCMKPSSFIFSTLIPGKASPGNDIDVYLQPLVHELKLLWTGVEAFDAFEGKKFNCFGLLMTFLAMQCSLGEKFCEKYGTNERGKAPSRPSGTDLLSEQEKVEYVYGKSKAPQKKRQRGDNDNNDVQHESAFGKKRSIFFDLVYWEHNLLRHNLDVMHIEKNVSENILGTLLSMDKSRDSREDRKALEKWRIKPHLWLSTNPNGSEYMPPASYSMSTEEKERFLNVLQKLKVPDGYGFNLSSCRLCSTTIDPDDLDDLQDGIILTLCKLEIEFPPSFFTIMVHLLIHLVEEVKLGGPVQYRWMYPIERYLFHLKSHVTNKAQPEGSIAEGFLLEETIMFCSRYLEGVKTIFNIPTRMDDEISNSNDYLFNTCGRVVGKEVTIRLDDKSLKQAHRYVLLHSDAIKGDME, from the exons ATGCGATATTTCCCTCTTATCCCGAGGCTAAAAAGAATCTACATGTCACCAGAAACAACAGAAGATATGAGATGGCATGATACAGAGCGATTGGGTGAAGATGATAAGAAGATTTTGAGGCATCCTTCAGATGCCTTAGCATGGAAGACATTTGATGAGCGTCATAGAGATTTTGCATTAGACCCTCATAGTGTCCGATTCGGTCTTGCGAGTGATGGGTTTAATCCTTATCGTTTAATGAACACCACTTATAGTACGTGGCCAGTGATGTTGATTCCTTATAATCTTCCACCATGGTTATGTATGAAACCATCTTCTTTCATTTTTTCCACACTTATTCCCGGAAAAGCAAGTCCTGGAAATGATATTGATGTGTACTTGCAGCCATTAGTGCATgaattgaaattgttgtggacgGGGGTTGAAGCTTTTGATGCTTTTGAAGGAAAGAAATTTAATTGCTTTGGACTATTAATGACTTTCCTGGCTATGCAATGCTCTCTG GGTGAAAAATTTTGTGAGAAGTATGGAACTAATGAGCGGGGTAAAGCTCCATCTCGTCCTAGCGGGACTGATTTATTGAGTGAACAAGAGAAGGTCGAGTATGTTTATGGAAAGTCGAAGGCACCCCAGAAAAAGAGACAAAGAGGAGATAATGATAACAATGATGTCCAACATGAAAGTGCTTTTGGTAAAAAGAGAAGCATATTCTTTGATTTAGTGTATTGGGAGCATAATCTTTTAAGGCATAATTTAgatgtaatgcacattgagaaaaatgtgtctGAGAATATTTTGGGAACTCTTCTTAGTATGGATAAGAGTAGAGATAGTAGGGAAGATCGAAAAGCTCTTGAAAAATGGAGAATAAAGCCTCACCTTTGGCTTAGTACTAATCCTAATGGAAGTGAATACATGCCTCCAGCTTCCTATTCTATGTCTACGGAGGAGAAAGAGAGGTTCTTAAATGTTCTGCAGAAACTTAAAGTTCCGGATGGATATGGATTCAACCTCTCTAGTTGT AGGTTGTGCTCTACTACTATTGATCCAGATGATTTAGATGATCTTCAAGATGGAATTATTTTAACTCTTTGTAAGTTGGAAATAGAGTTCCCGCCTTCATTTTTCACAATCATGGTCCATTTGTTGATTCACTTAGTGGAGGAGGTTAAACTTGGTGGACCAGTGCAATACAGATGGATGTATCCCATTGAAAG gtACTTGTTCCATTTGAAATCACATGTAACGAATAAAGCCCAACCTGAAGGATCTATTGCGGAAGGCTTCCTATTAGAGGAGACAATTATGTTTTGTTCGAGATATCTTGAAGGTGTTAAGACCATCTTTAACATACCTACGAGGATGGATGATGAGATTTCAAATTCCAATGATTACTTGTTTAACACTTGTGGTCGAGTTGTTGGGAAGGAGGTCACCATTCGCCTTGATGACAAAAGCTTAAAACAAGCTCATCGCTACGTTTTACTTCACTCTGATGCGATCAAAGGGGATATGGAGTAA